A window of the Thalassophryne amazonica chromosome 11, fThaAma1.1, whole genome shotgun sequence genome harbors these coding sequences:
- the csf1ra gene encoding macrophage colony-stimulating factor 1 receptor isoform X1: protein MQTCLALLLGVVASAASEWRRPVIKLNSEVLMSPEVVVQAGSPLNLMCEGDGPVNWQTRLAKHRRYVSRANGTIRTIKVDHLSAEFTGTYKCYYNREYHHDLTSSVHVYVKDPKHLFWTSSTSLRVVRKEGENFLLPCLLTDPAATDLSLRMDNGTTVPPGMNFTAYRRRGILIRDLQPRFNADYVCTAKLSGVERISKAFSINVIQKLRFPPYVFLETDEYVRIVGEELKIRCTTHNPNFNYNVTWKYTTKSKPTIEENVRSSGVNRLDIQSILTISAVDLADAGNISCIGTNEAGVNSSTTYLLVVDKPYIRLLPQLSPKLAHKGLSVEVNEGEDLELSVIVEAYPQITEQRWDTPTSPNTSTQEHRFIQYNNRYYATLLLKRMNAQEQGQYTFYARSGMANASITFQVQMYQRPVAVVRWENITTLTCTSFGYPAPRIIWYQCFGIRTTCNENTTGKQTPTPLKAPTVEVQREEYGAVEVESVLTVGPSNRRMTVECVAFNLVGVSSDTFAMDVSDKLFTSTLCGAAGFLAILLMLLGFLLYKYKQKPRYEIRWKIIETRDGNNYTFIDPTRLPYNEKWEFPRDKLRLGKILGAGAFGKVVEATAYGLGKEDNVMRVAVKMLKASAHSDEREALISELKILSHLGHHKNIVNLLGACTYGGPVLVITEFCSLGDLLNFLRQKAEMFMNFVISIPNTEDRENDYKNICNQKRFIRSDSGISSADSSSYLEMRPTQQTNIESSPGLSNSILPDSCQDLLCEESSNWPLEIDDLLRFSHQVAQGLDFLAAKNCIHRDVAARNVLLTNLREAKICDFGLARDIMNDSNYVVKGNARLPVKWMAPESIFDCVYTVQSDVWSYGILLWEIFSLGKSPYPSMAVDSSFYKMVKRGYQMSQPDFAPPEIYSIMRMCWNLEPTERPTFSKINQMIQSLLGDQADQEQLMYQNLEHQLTSDDMCDAPKCCDNIPCDQTRNGEEEEQPLMKTNNYQFC, encoded by the exons AATGGAGGCGTCCGGTCATCAAATTAAACTCTGAAGTGCTGATGAGCCCTGAAGTGGTTGTCCAGGCTGGTTCTCCTCTGAATCTGATGTGTGAAGGAGATGGTCCTGTTAACTGGCAAACCAGGCTCGCCAAACACAGACGCTACGTGAGCAGAGCCAACGGAACCATCCGGACCATCAAGGTGGATCATCTTTCTGCAGAATTCACAGGAACGTACAAGTGCTATTACAACAGAGAGTACCACCATGACCTGACCTCCTCTGTACACGTCTATGTGAAAG ATCCCAAACACCTGTTCTGGACAAGCAGCACATCCCTGCGTGTGGTGAGGAAAGAAGGTGAGAACTTCCTGTTGCCATGTCTGCTGACCGACCCGGCGGCCACAGACCTGAGCCTGCGCATGGACAACGGCACCACCGTACCCCCTGGAATGAACTTCACCGCTTACCGGCGCAGAGGCATTCTTATCCGTGACCTTCAACCCCGTTTCAACGCTGACTATGTGTGCACAGCCAAGCTCAGCGGAGTAGAGCGGATCTCCAAGGCCTTCTCCATCAATGTCATTCAGA AGCTTCGTTTCCCTCCATATGTCTTTTTGGAGACCGATGAATATGTACGCATTGTCGGAGAGGAACTCAAGATTCGCTGCACCACACACAATCCCAACTTCAACTACAATGTCACCTGGAAATACACAACCAAATCG AAACCAACTATAGAGGAGAACGTTCGCTCCAGCGGAGTGAATCGTCTGGACATACAGAGCATACTGACCATCTCTGCTGTTGACCTTGCAGACGCAGGGAATATTTCCTGCATTGGCACGAATGAAGCAGGAGTCAACAGTTCGACGACATATCTGCTGGTTGTTG ACAAGCCTTACATTCGACTGCTGCCACAGCTTTCGCCAAAACTGGCCCACAAGGGTCTTTCTGTCGAGGTGAATGAAGGAGAAGATCTGGAGCTCAGTGTAATTGTGGAAGCCTACCCCCAGATTACAGAGCAGAGATGGGACACACCAACATCGCCTAACACATCTACACAAGAACATAGGTTTATTCAATACAACAACAG ATATTATGCTACCCTTCTGTTGAAGAGAATGAATGCCCAGGAACAGGGCCAGTATACCTTCTATGCCAGGAGTGGCATGGCAAATGCATCCATCACATTCCAAGTCCAAATGTATC AGAGACCTGTTGCTGTGGTGAGATGGGAAAACATAACCACTCTCACCTGCACATCGTTTGGTTACCCAGCCCCTAGAATCATCTGGTACCAATGCTTTGGGATAAGAACCAC GTGTAATGAAAACACCACTGGAAAGCAGACGCCAACCCCCCTCAAGGCTCCTACAGTCGAGGTCCAGAGGGAAGAATACGGTGCTGTGGAGGTGGAGAGTGTTCTCACTGTGGGGCCATCCAACAGGAGGATGACAGTGGAGTGTGTGGCCTTTAACCTTGTCGGTGTCAGCAGTGACACGTTTGCCATGGATGTTTCTG ATAAGTTGTTCACGTCTACACTGTGTGGAGCAGCAGGATTTCTGGCCATCCTTCTCATGCTGTTAGGTTTTCTGCTTTACAAATACAAACAG AAACCACGGTATGAGATCCGTTGGAAGATCATTGAGACAAGAGATGGAAACAATTACACCTTCATTGACCCCACACGACTGCCTTACAATGAGAAATGGGAGTTCCCAAGAGATAAACTCAGACTGG GAAAAATTCTGGGTGCTGGGGCCTTTGGAAAGGTCGTGGAGGCCACAGCCTACGGTCTGGGAAAGGAAGACAACGTGATGCGTGTTGCTGTAAAAATGCTGAAAG CCAGCGCACACTCAGACGAGAGGGAAGCTCTGATATCCGAACTGAAGATTCTGAGCCACCTGGGACACCATAAGAACATAGTCAATCTACTAGGAGCCTGTACCTACGGAG GACCAGTGCTTGTGATCACAGAATTCTGCAGCCTCGGCGACCTTCTCAACTTCCTTCGCCAGAAGGCAGAGATGTTTATGAATTTTGTTATAAGCATTCCAAACACTGAGGACAGGGAAAATGATTACAAGAACATCTGCAACCAGAAAAGGTTCATCAGAAG TGACAGTGGAATCTCGAGTGCAGACTCCAGCAGTTACTTGGAGATGAGGCCAACCCAGCAGACAAATATAGAATCATCTCCAG GTTTGTCTAACTCTATTTTACCTGATTCATGCCAAGACCTGTTGTGCGAGGAGAGCAGCAATTGGCCGCTAGAAATTGATGATTTGCTGAGATTCTCTCACCAGGTGGCTCAGGGCCTCGACTTTCTGGCTGCCAAaaat TGCATTCACAGAGATGTGGCTGCCAGGAATGTCCTGCTGACCAACCTCAGAGAGGCCAAGATTTGTGACTTTGGACTGGCACGTGACATCATGAATGATTCCAACTATGTGGTGAAGGGCAAT GCCCGTCTGCCGGTGAAGTGGATGGCTCCAGAGAGCATTTTTGACTGTGTGTACACAGTCCAGAGCGACGTCTGGTCCTACGGCATCCTCCTGTGGGAGATCTTCTCTCTGG GCAAGAGCCCCTATCCTAGCATGGCTGTGGACTCCAGTTTCTACAAGATGGTGAAGCGGGGTTATCAGATGTCCCAGCCAGATTTTGCCCCACCTGAGAT TTACTCAATCATGAGGATGTGCTGGAATCTGGAGCCCACTGAGCGTCCAACATTCAGCAAGATTAATCAGATGATACAAAGTTTACTTGGTGACCAAGCTGACCAGGAACAG CTAATGTACCAGAACCTGGAGCATCAACTCACAAGCGATGACATGTGTGACGCACCTAAGTGCTGTGACAACATTCCCTGTGATCAGACTCGCAACGGTGAGGAAGAGGAACAGCCTCTGATGAAAACCAACAACTATCAGTTTTGCTGA
- the csf1ra gene encoding macrophage colony-stimulating factor 1 receptor isoform X2, producing the protein MQTCLALLLGVVASAASEWRRPVIKLNSEVLMSPEVVVQAGSPLNLMCEGDGPVNWQTRLAKHRRYVSRANGTIRTIKVDHLSAEFTGTYKCYYNREYHHDLTSSVHVYVKDPKHLFWTSSTSLRVVRKEGENFLLPCLLTDPAATDLSLRMDNGTTVPPGMNFTAYRRRGILIRDLQPRFNADYVCTAKLSGVERISKAFSINVIQKLRFPPYVFLETDEYVRIVGEELKIRCTTHNPNFNYNVTWKYTTKSKPTIEENVRSSGVNRLDIQSILTISAVDLADAGNISCIGTNEAGVNSSTTYLLVVDKPYIRLLPQLSPKLAHKGLSVEVNEGEDLELSVIVEAYPQITEQRWDTPTSPNTSTQEHRFIQYNNRYYATLLLKRMNAQEQGQYTFYARSGMANASITFQVQMYQRPVAVVRWENITTLTCTSFGYPAPRIIWYQCFGIRTTCNENTTGKQTPTPLKAPTVEVQREEYGAVEVESVLTVGPSNRRMTVECVAFNLVGVSSDTFAMDVSDKLFTSTLCGAAGFLAILLMLLGFLLYKYKQKPRYEIRWKIIETRDGNNYTFIDPTRLPYNEKWEFPRDKLRLGKILGAGAFGKVVEATAYGLGKEDNVMRVAVKMLKASAHSDEREALISELKILSHLGHHKNIVNLLGACTYGGPVLVITEFCSLGDLLNFLRQKAEMFMNFVISIPNTEDRENDYKNICNQKRFIRSDSGISSADSSSYLEMRPTQQTNIESSPDLLCEESSNWPLEIDDLLRFSHQVAQGLDFLAAKNCIHRDVAARNVLLTNLREAKICDFGLARDIMNDSNYVVKGNARLPVKWMAPESIFDCVYTVQSDVWSYGILLWEIFSLGKSPYPSMAVDSSFYKMVKRGYQMSQPDFAPPEIYSIMRMCWNLEPTERPTFSKINQMIQSLLGDQADQEQLMYQNLEHQLTSDDMCDAPKCCDNIPCDQTRNGEEEEQPLMKTNNYQFC; encoded by the exons AATGGAGGCGTCCGGTCATCAAATTAAACTCTGAAGTGCTGATGAGCCCTGAAGTGGTTGTCCAGGCTGGTTCTCCTCTGAATCTGATGTGTGAAGGAGATGGTCCTGTTAACTGGCAAACCAGGCTCGCCAAACACAGACGCTACGTGAGCAGAGCCAACGGAACCATCCGGACCATCAAGGTGGATCATCTTTCTGCAGAATTCACAGGAACGTACAAGTGCTATTACAACAGAGAGTACCACCATGACCTGACCTCCTCTGTACACGTCTATGTGAAAG ATCCCAAACACCTGTTCTGGACAAGCAGCACATCCCTGCGTGTGGTGAGGAAAGAAGGTGAGAACTTCCTGTTGCCATGTCTGCTGACCGACCCGGCGGCCACAGACCTGAGCCTGCGCATGGACAACGGCACCACCGTACCCCCTGGAATGAACTTCACCGCTTACCGGCGCAGAGGCATTCTTATCCGTGACCTTCAACCCCGTTTCAACGCTGACTATGTGTGCACAGCCAAGCTCAGCGGAGTAGAGCGGATCTCCAAGGCCTTCTCCATCAATGTCATTCAGA AGCTTCGTTTCCCTCCATATGTCTTTTTGGAGACCGATGAATATGTACGCATTGTCGGAGAGGAACTCAAGATTCGCTGCACCACACACAATCCCAACTTCAACTACAATGTCACCTGGAAATACACAACCAAATCG AAACCAACTATAGAGGAGAACGTTCGCTCCAGCGGAGTGAATCGTCTGGACATACAGAGCATACTGACCATCTCTGCTGTTGACCTTGCAGACGCAGGGAATATTTCCTGCATTGGCACGAATGAAGCAGGAGTCAACAGTTCGACGACATATCTGCTGGTTGTTG ACAAGCCTTACATTCGACTGCTGCCACAGCTTTCGCCAAAACTGGCCCACAAGGGTCTTTCTGTCGAGGTGAATGAAGGAGAAGATCTGGAGCTCAGTGTAATTGTGGAAGCCTACCCCCAGATTACAGAGCAGAGATGGGACACACCAACATCGCCTAACACATCTACACAAGAACATAGGTTTATTCAATACAACAACAG ATATTATGCTACCCTTCTGTTGAAGAGAATGAATGCCCAGGAACAGGGCCAGTATACCTTCTATGCCAGGAGTGGCATGGCAAATGCATCCATCACATTCCAAGTCCAAATGTATC AGAGACCTGTTGCTGTGGTGAGATGGGAAAACATAACCACTCTCACCTGCACATCGTTTGGTTACCCAGCCCCTAGAATCATCTGGTACCAATGCTTTGGGATAAGAACCAC GTGTAATGAAAACACCACTGGAAAGCAGACGCCAACCCCCCTCAAGGCTCCTACAGTCGAGGTCCAGAGGGAAGAATACGGTGCTGTGGAGGTGGAGAGTGTTCTCACTGTGGGGCCATCCAACAGGAGGATGACAGTGGAGTGTGTGGCCTTTAACCTTGTCGGTGTCAGCAGTGACACGTTTGCCATGGATGTTTCTG ATAAGTTGTTCACGTCTACACTGTGTGGAGCAGCAGGATTTCTGGCCATCCTTCTCATGCTGTTAGGTTTTCTGCTTTACAAATACAAACAG AAACCACGGTATGAGATCCGTTGGAAGATCATTGAGACAAGAGATGGAAACAATTACACCTTCATTGACCCCACACGACTGCCTTACAATGAGAAATGGGAGTTCCCAAGAGATAAACTCAGACTGG GAAAAATTCTGGGTGCTGGGGCCTTTGGAAAGGTCGTGGAGGCCACAGCCTACGGTCTGGGAAAGGAAGACAACGTGATGCGTGTTGCTGTAAAAATGCTGAAAG CCAGCGCACACTCAGACGAGAGGGAAGCTCTGATATCCGAACTGAAGATTCTGAGCCACCTGGGACACCATAAGAACATAGTCAATCTACTAGGAGCCTGTACCTACGGAG GACCAGTGCTTGTGATCACAGAATTCTGCAGCCTCGGCGACCTTCTCAACTTCCTTCGCCAGAAGGCAGAGATGTTTATGAATTTTGTTATAAGCATTCCAAACACTGAGGACAGGGAAAATGATTACAAGAACATCTGCAACCAGAAAAGGTTCATCAGAAG TGACAGTGGAATCTCGAGTGCAGACTCCAGCAGTTACTTGGAGATGAGGCCAACCCAGCAGACAAATATAGAATCATCTCCAG ACCTGTTGTGCGAGGAGAGCAGCAATTGGCCGCTAGAAATTGATGATTTGCTGAGATTCTCTCACCAGGTGGCTCAGGGCCTCGACTTTCTGGCTGCCAAaaat TGCATTCACAGAGATGTGGCTGCCAGGAATGTCCTGCTGACCAACCTCAGAGAGGCCAAGATTTGTGACTTTGGACTGGCACGTGACATCATGAATGATTCCAACTATGTGGTGAAGGGCAAT GCCCGTCTGCCGGTGAAGTGGATGGCTCCAGAGAGCATTTTTGACTGTGTGTACACAGTCCAGAGCGACGTCTGGTCCTACGGCATCCTCCTGTGGGAGATCTTCTCTCTGG GCAAGAGCCCCTATCCTAGCATGGCTGTGGACTCCAGTTTCTACAAGATGGTGAAGCGGGGTTATCAGATGTCCCAGCCAGATTTTGCCCCACCTGAGAT TTACTCAATCATGAGGATGTGCTGGAATCTGGAGCCCACTGAGCGTCCAACATTCAGCAAGATTAATCAGATGATACAAAGTTTACTTGGTGACCAAGCTGACCAGGAACAG CTAATGTACCAGAACCTGGAGCATCAACTCACAAGCGATGACATGTGTGACGCACCTAAGTGCTGTGACAACATTCCCTGTGATCAGACTCGCAACGGTGAGGAAGAGGAACAGCCTCTGATGAAAACCAACAACTATCAGTTTTGCTGA
- the csf1ra gene encoding macrophage colony-stimulating factor 1 receptor isoform X3, whose protein sequence is MSPEVVVQAGSPLNLMCEGDGPVNWQTRLAKHRRYVSRANGTIRTIKVDHLSAEFTGTYKCYYNREYHHDLTSSVHVYVKDPKHLFWTSSTSLRVVRKEGENFLLPCLLTDPAATDLSLRMDNGTTVPPGMNFTAYRRRGILIRDLQPRFNADYVCTAKLSGVERISKAFSINVIQKLRFPPYVFLETDEYVRIVGEELKIRCTTHNPNFNYNVTWKYTTKSKPTIEENVRSSGVNRLDIQSILTISAVDLADAGNISCIGTNEAGVNSSTTYLLVVDKPYIRLLPQLSPKLAHKGLSVEVNEGEDLELSVIVEAYPQITEQRWDTPTSPNTSTQEHRFIQYNNRYYATLLLKRMNAQEQGQYTFYARSGMANASITFQVQMYQRPVAVVRWENITTLTCTSFGYPAPRIIWYQCFGIRTTCNENTTGKQTPTPLKAPTVEVQREEYGAVEVESVLTVGPSNRRMTVECVAFNLVGVSSDTFAMDVSDKLFTSTLCGAAGFLAILLMLLGFLLYKYKQKPRYEIRWKIIETRDGNNYTFIDPTRLPYNEKWEFPRDKLRLGKILGAGAFGKVVEATAYGLGKEDNVMRVAVKMLKASAHSDEREALISELKILSHLGHHKNIVNLLGACTYGGPVLVITEFCSLGDLLNFLRQKAEMFMNFVISIPNTEDRENDYKNICNQKRFIRSDSGISSADSSSYLEMRPTQQTNIESSPGLSNSILPDSCQDLLCEESSNWPLEIDDLLRFSHQVAQGLDFLAAKNCIHRDVAARNVLLTNLREAKICDFGLARDIMNDSNYVVKGNARLPVKWMAPESIFDCVYTVQSDVWSYGILLWEIFSLGKSPYPSMAVDSSFYKMVKRGYQMSQPDFAPPEIYSIMRMCWNLEPTERPTFSKINQMIQSLLGDQADQEQLMYQNLEHQLTSDDMCDAPKCCDNIPCDQTRNGEEEEQPLMKTNNYQFC, encoded by the exons ATGAGCCCTGAAGTGGTTGTCCAGGCTGGTTCTCCTCTGAATCTGATGTGTGAAGGAGATGGTCCTGTTAACTGGCAAACCAGGCTCGCCAAACACAGACGCTACGTGAGCAGAGCCAACGGAACCATCCGGACCATCAAGGTGGATCATCTTTCTGCAGAATTCACAGGAACGTACAAGTGCTATTACAACAGAGAGTACCACCATGACCTGACCTCCTCTGTACACGTCTATGTGAAAG ATCCCAAACACCTGTTCTGGACAAGCAGCACATCCCTGCGTGTGGTGAGGAAAGAAGGTGAGAACTTCCTGTTGCCATGTCTGCTGACCGACCCGGCGGCCACAGACCTGAGCCTGCGCATGGACAACGGCACCACCGTACCCCCTGGAATGAACTTCACCGCTTACCGGCGCAGAGGCATTCTTATCCGTGACCTTCAACCCCGTTTCAACGCTGACTATGTGTGCACAGCCAAGCTCAGCGGAGTAGAGCGGATCTCCAAGGCCTTCTCCATCAATGTCATTCAGA AGCTTCGTTTCCCTCCATATGTCTTTTTGGAGACCGATGAATATGTACGCATTGTCGGAGAGGAACTCAAGATTCGCTGCACCACACACAATCCCAACTTCAACTACAATGTCACCTGGAAATACACAACCAAATCG AAACCAACTATAGAGGAGAACGTTCGCTCCAGCGGAGTGAATCGTCTGGACATACAGAGCATACTGACCATCTCTGCTGTTGACCTTGCAGACGCAGGGAATATTTCCTGCATTGGCACGAATGAAGCAGGAGTCAACAGTTCGACGACATATCTGCTGGTTGTTG ACAAGCCTTACATTCGACTGCTGCCACAGCTTTCGCCAAAACTGGCCCACAAGGGTCTTTCTGTCGAGGTGAATGAAGGAGAAGATCTGGAGCTCAGTGTAATTGTGGAAGCCTACCCCCAGATTACAGAGCAGAGATGGGACACACCAACATCGCCTAACACATCTACACAAGAACATAGGTTTATTCAATACAACAACAG ATATTATGCTACCCTTCTGTTGAAGAGAATGAATGCCCAGGAACAGGGCCAGTATACCTTCTATGCCAGGAGTGGCATGGCAAATGCATCCATCACATTCCAAGTCCAAATGTATC AGAGACCTGTTGCTGTGGTGAGATGGGAAAACATAACCACTCTCACCTGCACATCGTTTGGTTACCCAGCCCCTAGAATCATCTGGTACCAATGCTTTGGGATAAGAACCAC GTGTAATGAAAACACCACTGGAAAGCAGACGCCAACCCCCCTCAAGGCTCCTACAGTCGAGGTCCAGAGGGAAGAATACGGTGCTGTGGAGGTGGAGAGTGTTCTCACTGTGGGGCCATCCAACAGGAGGATGACAGTGGAGTGTGTGGCCTTTAACCTTGTCGGTGTCAGCAGTGACACGTTTGCCATGGATGTTTCTG ATAAGTTGTTCACGTCTACACTGTGTGGAGCAGCAGGATTTCTGGCCATCCTTCTCATGCTGTTAGGTTTTCTGCTTTACAAATACAAACAG AAACCACGGTATGAGATCCGTTGGAAGATCATTGAGACAAGAGATGGAAACAATTACACCTTCATTGACCCCACACGACTGCCTTACAATGAGAAATGGGAGTTCCCAAGAGATAAACTCAGACTGG GAAAAATTCTGGGTGCTGGGGCCTTTGGAAAGGTCGTGGAGGCCACAGCCTACGGTCTGGGAAAGGAAGACAACGTGATGCGTGTTGCTGTAAAAATGCTGAAAG CCAGCGCACACTCAGACGAGAGGGAAGCTCTGATATCCGAACTGAAGATTCTGAGCCACCTGGGACACCATAAGAACATAGTCAATCTACTAGGAGCCTGTACCTACGGAG GACCAGTGCTTGTGATCACAGAATTCTGCAGCCTCGGCGACCTTCTCAACTTCCTTCGCCAGAAGGCAGAGATGTTTATGAATTTTGTTATAAGCATTCCAAACACTGAGGACAGGGAAAATGATTACAAGAACATCTGCAACCAGAAAAGGTTCATCAGAAG TGACAGTGGAATCTCGAGTGCAGACTCCAGCAGTTACTTGGAGATGAGGCCAACCCAGCAGACAAATATAGAATCATCTCCAG GTTTGTCTAACTCTATTTTACCTGATTCATGCCAAGACCTGTTGTGCGAGGAGAGCAGCAATTGGCCGCTAGAAATTGATGATTTGCTGAGATTCTCTCACCAGGTGGCTCAGGGCCTCGACTTTCTGGCTGCCAAaaat TGCATTCACAGAGATGTGGCTGCCAGGAATGTCCTGCTGACCAACCTCAGAGAGGCCAAGATTTGTGACTTTGGACTGGCACGTGACATCATGAATGATTCCAACTATGTGGTGAAGGGCAAT GCCCGTCTGCCGGTGAAGTGGATGGCTCCAGAGAGCATTTTTGACTGTGTGTACACAGTCCAGAGCGACGTCTGGTCCTACGGCATCCTCCTGTGGGAGATCTTCTCTCTGG GCAAGAGCCCCTATCCTAGCATGGCTGTGGACTCCAGTTTCTACAAGATGGTGAAGCGGGGTTATCAGATGTCCCAGCCAGATTTTGCCCCACCTGAGAT TTACTCAATCATGAGGATGTGCTGGAATCTGGAGCCCACTGAGCGTCCAACATTCAGCAAGATTAATCAGATGATACAAAGTTTACTTGGTGACCAAGCTGACCAGGAACAG CTAATGTACCAGAACCTGGAGCATCAACTCACAAGCGATGACATGTGTGACGCACCTAAGTGCTGTGACAACATTCCCTGTGATCAGACTCGCAACGGTGAGGAAGAGGAACAGCCTCTGATGAAAACCAACAACTATCAGTTTTGCTGA